A single region of the Nicotiana sylvestris chromosome 6, ASM39365v2, whole genome shotgun sequence genome encodes:
- the LOC104220847 gene encoding uncharacterized protein: MGFGFGFAKVLISRIIIYKYRGTTVLAVTKESVKTFTYESLNNVVRLINGVSALLLTILPGNSSILEGIHGWELRPTFRGPRLPRWMENGVSSFNQFIHEFSIDSNASSSLECSLKEEDCDENICPKSPLLQSPRASRASSFTMQRSHWVHLLGYIFSWFFFPVKFMVGIPLYLYGSSRSTGASSTSGSLQPSNIQATKRLRSLRDHFVQRATDRRRGVVEDLHLAIEIIIEAVFEFVRKAAHCLLSPIVTFTKVVKWFFSHMSGCEDVRADGSGVSIPVDTLSENDPTPKERQTSFYHSLNIDARTCQDVITELGYPYEALRVVTRDGYILLLERIPRRDARKVVYLQHGVFDSSMGWVSNGVVGSPAFAAYDQGYDVFLGNFRGLVSREHIDSNISSTQYWQYSINEHGTEDIPAMTAKIHEIKVSELKTSQAGLEEQCDSDQPYELCAISHSLGGAAILMYAITQRIWEKPHRLSRLILLSPAGFHHDSNPVFTVMEYLFLVLSPLLMPFVPAFYIPTRFFRMLVNKLARDFHNLPAVGGLVQTLISYGVGGDSSNWIGALGLPHYNMNDMPAVSFRVALHMAQIKHGRKFIMFDYGSAAANMEVYGASQPLDLGEFYLLIDIPVDLVAGQKDKVIRPSMVRKHYELMTHAGVEVSYNEFEYAHLDFTFSHREELLAYVMSRLTLVGHSTKQPTGQKSLRHRRNEGQSGSH; encoded by the exons atgggatttggattcggatttg ctaaagttctaatttccagaatcattatttacaagtacAGAGGAACAACAGTCCTTGCTGTTACCAAAGA GTCAGTTAAGACATTCACTTATGAGTCACTAAACAATGTTGTGAGGTTGATTAACGGGGTGTCAGCACTATTATTGACAATATTGCCAGGGAACTCTTCTATTCTTGAAGGTATTCATGGTTGGGAGCTTCGCCCAACATTTCGTGGTCCTAGGCTTCCACGCTGGATGGAAAA TGGCGTCTCATCCTTTAACCAATTCATCCATGAGTTTTCTATTGATTCCAATGCTTCCTCAAGTCTAGAGTGCTCATTAAAGGAAGAAGATTGTGATGAAAACATTTGTCCTAAGTCTCCTCTGTTACAAAGTCCTCGAGCATCCAGAGCGAGCAGTTTTACCATGCAGAGAAGCCATTGGGTGCATTTGCTCGGATACATCTTCTCGTGGTTCTTTTTCCCTGTTAAATTTATGGTGGGCATACCTTTGTATCTGTATGGTTCAAGTAGAAGTACTGGAGCCTCTAGTACGTCTGGGAGCCTCCAGCCTTCTAATATACAAGCTACCAAGAGATTGCGGTCACTCAGGGACCACTTTGTCCAACGTGCCACTGACAGAAGGCGAGGCGTTGTTGAG GATCTCCATCTGGCTATTGAGATCATCATTGAGGCTGTCTTTGAATTTGTTCGCAAGGCAGCACATTGTCTACTttcaccaatagtcacatttaCGAAAGTGGTGAAATGGTTCTTCTCTCATATGAGTGGTTGTGAGGATGTTCGCGCTGATGGTTCAGGTGTATCTATACCTGTGGATACTCTTTCAGAGAATGATCCTACGCCTAAGGAACGGCAGACAAGCTTTTATCATTCCCTTAATATAGATGCTAGGACATGTCAAGATGTCATAACGGAGCTTGG GTACCCATATGAAGCTCTTCGTGTGGTAACTAGGGATGGATATATTCTTCTTTTGGAGAGAATTCCAAG ACGTGATGCTCGGAAAGTTGTTTATCTGCAACATGGGGTTTTTGATTCATCCATGGG TTGGGTGTCAAATGGAGTTGTTGGCTCTCCTGCGTTTGCAGCCTATGATCAAG GGTACGACGTTTTCCTTGGAAATTTTCGCGGACTGGTTTCTAGAGAACATATTGACAGCAATATATCCTCAACACA ATACTGGCAGTATTCCATAAATGAGCACGGGACAGAGGATATACCTGCGATGACAGCGAAGATCCATGAAATAAAAGTTTCTGAATTGAAAACTAGCCAAGCAGGCCTTGAGGAACAGTGTGACAGTGATCAACCTTACGAACTCTGTGCAATTTCCCATAGTTTGGGTGGAGCTGCTATTCTGATGTATGCCATAACACAGCGGATTTGGGAGAAACCCCACAGGCTTTCAAGATTAATCTTGTTATCACCTGCTGGGTTCCATCACGATTCGAATCCTGTGTTCACTGTGATGGAGTACTTGTTCCTGGTCTTATCTCCTTTGCTGATGCCCTTTGTGCCAGCTTTCTACATACCCACTCGGTTTTTCCGCATGTTGGTCAATAAGTTGGCTCGGGACTTCCATAACTTACCTGCAGTTGGAGGTCTCGTGCAAACCCTGATAAGCTATGGGGTTGGTGGCGACAGTTCAAACTGGATTGGAGCTTTAGGGTTACCACACTACAATATGAATGATATGCCAGCTGTTTCATTTCGTGTGGCACTTCACATGGCACAGATCAAACACGGTCGTAAGTTTATCATGTTTGACTATGGGAGTGCAGCTGCAAACATGGAAGTCTACGGTGCCTCTCAGCCTTTGGATTTGGGGGAGTTCTATTTGCTTATTGATATTCCTGTAGATCTTGTCGCTGGGCAGAAGGACAAGGTCATTAGGCCATCGATGGTCAGGAAACATTATGAGCTGATGACACATGCAGGTGTAGAGGTATCATATAATGAGTTTGAATATGCGCATTTGGATTTTACATTTTCTCATCGCGAAGAACTACTGGCATATGTTATGTCCCGCTTAACGTTAGTAGGACATTCGACGAAACAACCAACTGGGCAGAAATCATTAAGGCATCGGAGAAATGAGGGACAATCGGGCAGCCATTAA